In Solanum stenotomum isolate F172 chromosome 6, ASM1918654v1, whole genome shotgun sequence, one DNA window encodes the following:
- the LOC125868554 gene encoding chaperone protein dnaJ 49-like has product MDGNKDEALKCLKIAQTSIESGNRERALKFLNKARRLDPSLEIDDLLSQADTFQSKNSVSNSPSSSSIPSESESSCTRVSSYTEEQVTIVREIKRKKDYYDILGLEKRSSVEDVRKSYRKLSLKVHPDKNKAPGAEEAFKMVSKAFQCLSDEERRRTYDSVGSEELVYTRRPTTRHHATGFRFSDDVDAEEIFRNFFFGGMNPATTTHFSFGTGMGMGGNQGSKSLFKTLIQLLPVILILLVNFLPSSDPVYLFSRSYPYDLRLATQRGVNYYVKSGKFEQEYPVNTPMRSALEEKIDNDYFSILSHNCRLERQQLHWGYQRQTPNCDTLKQFQAAA; this is encoded by the coding sequence ATGGATGGTAACAAAGATGAGGCTTTGAAATGCTTAAAAATAGCGCAAACTTCGATTGAATCTGGAAATCGTGAACGGGCGTTGAAATTCTTGAACAAAGCTCGTCGTTTAGATCCATCGCttgaaattgatgatttattgtctCAAGCTGATACTTTTCAATCGAAAAATAGTGTATCCAACTCTCCCTCTAGCTCATCTATACCCTCCGAGTCCGAAAGTAGTTGTACTCGAGTTTCTTCGTATACCGAGGAGCAAGTTACAATTGTTAGGGAGATCAAGAGGAAGAAGGATTATTACGATATCTTAGGGTTGGAGAAAAGATCTAGTGTTGAGGATGTGAGGAAATCTTATAGGAAGCTGTCTTTAAAAGTTCATCCTGATAAGAACAAGGCTCCGGGGGCGGAAGAGGCGTTTAAGATGGTGTCTAAGGCGTTTCAGTGTTTGAGTGATGAGGAGAGAAGGAGAACATATGACTCTGTTGGCTCTGAGGAGCTTGTTTATACGAGGCGTCCTACTACACGTCATCATGCTACTGGATTTCGATTTAGTGATGACGTTGATGCTGAAGAGATATTTAGGAATTTCTTCTTTGGCGGTATGAATCCGGCAACAACTACTCATTTTAGCTTTGGCACTGGAATGGGAATGGGAGGAAATCAGGGATCAAAGTCCTTATTCAAGACTTTGATTCAATTGTTGCCTGTCATATTGATCTTGTTGGTCAACTTTCTACCTTCATCAGACccagtttatttattttcaaggTCTTATCCATATGATCTTCGCCTGGCTACACAAAGGGGTGTTAACTACTATGTCAAGTCTGGGAAATTTGAACAGGAGTATCCTGTTAATACCCCAATGCGTTCCGCCCTTGAAGAAAAAATTGACAATGATTATTTCTCAATTCTATCTCACAACTGCAGGCTTGAGCGACAACAACTTCATTGGGGTTATCAACGACAAACACCAAATTGTGATACACTGAAGCAGTTCCAAGCTGCAGCTTGA